The nucleotide sequence GCAGCGGCCGGGCATCACCTACGACCCGGCCGCCTCGGGCGGGACGACGACCGTCACCGTCGCCGGTGACCGGTTGCTGTCGGCCGTGCCCAGCCTGGCCGGCACCATCCGCAACTGCGCCGGTGGCAACACCCCGTGGCGCACCTGGCTGTCCTGCGAGGAGACCGAGGAGACCCCGACGACCAACCCCGCGCTGACCAAGCGGCACGGGTACGTCTTCGAGGTCGACCCGTTCGGCCGGCTGCGGGACCGCGAGGCGGTGCCGCTGACCGCGCTCGGCCGGTTCGCGCACGAGGCCGTCGCGGTCGACCCCCAGTCGGGCTGCCTCTACCTGACCGAGGACGCGTCCAAGCCCTACGGCCTGATCTACCGCTTCCTGCCCCGCAAGCCGCTCGGCGGGCCCGGCAGCCTGCGGGCCGGCGGCAAGCTGCAGGCGCTGCAGGTCCCCGGTGTCCCGGACCTGTCCGCCGTCAGCGCGCTGCACACCACGGTGCGACTGTCCTGGGTCGACGTCCCCGACCCGGACGCCGCCACGGTGTCGACCCGCAAGCAGTTCGCCGCCGGCAAGGTCACCCAGGTCCCGAAGGCCGAGGGCATCTTCTGGTCCGGGCGCTCCGCCTACGTGGTCTCCAGCTACGCCAAGACCGCGGACGGCGCCGCCCGGGACCACGCCGGTCAGGTCTGGAAGCTCGACCCGAAGCGCGGCACCCTCGAGCTGGTGCTGCTGATCGAGCCGGGCGGCCGGTTCGACGGCCCCGACAACATCACCGTGTCGCCCAACGGCGGCATCGTGCTGTGCGAGGACGGCGACGGCGAGCAGTACCTGATCGCGCCGTCGGCCGAGGGTGTCCCCTACCCGCTGGCCCGCAACGCCGTCAGCGACAGCGAGTGGACCGGCGCCACGTTTTCCGCGGACGGCCGGTGGCTCTACTCCAACATCCAGAGCGACGGCCTCACGGTGGCGATCACCGGCCCGTGGTGGCGCGGCTGAGCCGTCCGCCTCGCGACCCCGGGACGTCGAACGCGGCGTCCTGACGCACCGGTGCGCTGACCGGTGCGCCGGCTATCCGGCCACGATCGGCCGGGTAGCCGGACCGGGCAGCCAGCTGCCGGCTGCCATGACCCGGGTGACCCGCAGATCGGCGTCGAGCACGACCAGGTCGGCGTCCAGCCCGGGGGCGATCGACCCGCAGCGGTGGGCGAGGCCCAGTACCCGGGCGGGGTTCGCCGCCGCGGCGGCGACCGCCACCTCGAGCGGGAGCCCGGCGGCGACGGCGCGCCGCACGGCGAGGTCCATCGTCAGGGTGCTGCCGGCGAGCGCGCCGGTGGCGGCCAGCCGGGCCTGCCCGTCCCGGACCCGGACCGGCTGGCCGCCGAGCAGGTAGTCGCCGTCACCGACGCCCGCCGCGTCCACCGCGTCGGTGACCAGCACCAGGCGGGCCGGCTCGGCGGCGACCAGGCGCAGCAACGCCGGGTGCACGTGCACACCGTCGTTGATCAGCTCGCAGGCCACGCCGGCGTCGAGTGCCGCGCCGGCCGGGCCGGGCTCGCGGTGATGCAGCGGGCGCATGCCGTTGAACAGATGGGTGGCGAGGGTCATCCCGGCCGCGAAGCCGGCGGCGGCCTCGTCGTAGGTGGCGTCCGTGTGGCCGGCGGCGGCGATCACCCCGGCGGCGAGCGCGGCCTCGATCACCGCGGTGGCTCCGGGCAGCTCCGGGGCCAGGGTGATCACCCTCAGCGTGCCCGCGGCCGCCGCGGCGAGCTCGGCGAACACGCCGCGGTCGGGCGGGCGCAGATGCCCGCCCGGCTGGGCGCCGCGGCGGGCGGACGCGAGGAACGGCCCCTCCAGGTGCGCGCCGACCACATGACCGCCGGGCCCGGGCCCGGCCGCGGCGAGCGCGGCCACCCACGACAGCTGCTCGGCCAGGCGCGCCACCGGCGCCGTCACCAGCGAGACCAGCGTGCGGGTCGTCCCGTGCGCCCGGTGGAAGGCCACCGCCGCGGCCAGCTCCGTCGGTGACGCCGTGACGTCGTGCCCGCCGCCGCCGTGGACGTGCAGGTCGACGAACCCGGGCACCAGCCAGGCCCCGGCCAGGTCGACGACGTCCCCGCTGCCCGCCCCCCCGCCGACGGGGCCGGCCTCGGGGCCGCCGACGGAGCCGACCTCGACGATCAGCCCACCCTCGACCCGCACCCGGCCGGGGTCGAGGACGCCGTGCGGCGTCACCACCCGGGCGCCGACCAGAACCGTCATCCCGACCTCCCTCGCGTGCCTCCCCCGCGGGCCCGGCGGGCGCCGGGGCGGCGCGCGGGGGTGGCGGCCCGCTCACCGTAGCGACACCGCGTGGCGGGTCCGGCGGGCGCGATGACGACGTAACGGGCGGATCGCGGGTCCTGAGTTGAGAAAGCCCGGCGCCGGGCGTCCACTCGAAACACGGAGTTCTCGCCCGGTAAGCCGTGCGACCCGGTCCCGTCGACGGGCCGCGCACCCGGCGGGACGTCACCGGAGCACCGCCGACAGGAGCTGAATGCCGGACGGACGGGAAGCGACATCGGCCGGGACCCGCGCCCGCGCCGAGCCGGACAGGCTGCCCGCGCGTCCGGTGTCCCGCGGCGCGTTCCGCGCGATGGCCGCCGTCGGGCTGGCCTTCGTCGGGCTGGCCTCGGCGGTCGCGATGGTGCTGCCCGAGCGGGTCGGCAAGCAGGCGGCGCAGGCGGCGGTGGCGGGCGCCGCGCTCGCCTCCGCGATCTGCTGCCTGATCACCGCCCGGCGGGTGCCCCGGCCCGAGCGTCGATGGCGCCGGTACGAGGCGGCGGCGATCATGTCGAGCTTCGTGGCGGGCGTGGCCGTGTCGATGGTGGCCAGCGGGGTGACCGTCCCCGACCTCGCCGCCACCGGCGCGGCGCCGCTGCTCGGCTACGCCCTGGGCCTGGCCGGGCTGTTGACGTTCCCCACCGAGCGGGCCCGTGCCATCCCGATCAGCACGAACAAACGCGGCGGGATCGCCTGGTACCTCGAGGCCGTCCTCGACGGGCTGCTCGTCGTCGGATCGCTGCTGCTGCTCGTCTACGCGATCCTGGTCGTCCCGCTCGTCCGGTCGGCGCAGATCAACCAGACGTCGCTGGCGTTCGGGGTGGCCGGCGGGGCGGGCAAGCTCATCCTGCTCTCCGCCGTCATCTTCATCCTGATCTTCCGGCGGCCGACGGGCTCGGGGTCGCTCAGCCTGCTCAGCGCGGCGCTGCTGCTGTTCGCGGTGACCGACGGCGCCGCGCTGAACGCCTACGCGAAGGCCACCGACGGCCCGGACGCGGTCGTGCTGGTCGGCTTCGCCGGCGGCAGCGTGCTGACCGCGCTGGCCGCCGCCGCCCCCCACGACGGCATGATCATCAGAACGCGGCGGAGCCCGCGCGGGGTCTGGGCCCGCGTCGCCGTGCCCTACCTGCCCCTCGGCTGCGTCGGCGCCCTGCTCGCGGCCCAGATCACCACCCACGCCGACATCCCGGTCCCGCAGATCATCGGCATGCTCGCGCTGATGCTGCTCGCGCTCGCCCGCCAGTTCGTGACCACGATCGACAACACGCTGCTGCTGGCCCGCTACGAGGAGAGCCGGACCCGGCTGCACCACCAGGCCTTCCACGACCCGCTGACCGGGCTGGCGAACCGCACCCTGTTCTTCCGCCGGCTGCGCGCGGCCCTCGACGGGCACGAACGCACCGGCCACCCGGTGGCGCTGCTGTTCTGCGACCTGGACGATTTCAAGATCGTCAATGACAACCTCGGTCATGCCGCCGGCGACCGGGTGCTGCGCACGGCGGCGCACCGGCTGGCCCGGGCCGCGGGCCCGACCGACACGGTGGCCCGCCTCGGCGGCGACGAGTTCGCCGTCCTGCTGGACACCGGGGCCGCGGACCGGGCGGGCGGGCGGGCCGAGGAGCTGCGCGCGGCCGGGGACCGGATCCGCGCGGCGCTGCGGATCACCGTGCCCATCGAGGACAGCCGGCACCTGGTGCGGGCCAGCCTGGGCCTGGTGATCGTGAGCACCCGGGCCGGGCCGGTCTGCCCCGACGAGGTGCTCCAGCACGCCGACCACGCCATGTACGCGGCGAAGCGGCTGGGGAAGGGCAACCTGGTCGTCTACTCCCCGGAGATCGACGACTCCCGGCCGGCCGGCATCGCGGACCAGGCCGGGATGGCCGGCTGAGCCGCGAGCCCAGGCCGAGGTCCCGGGCGGCGGGTTCAGTCGGCCGGACGGGCGGCGGTCGCCGCCCGCGGTGTCAGTTCTCCACCCACCCGTACTTGCGGGCGACGTCGGCGAGCTGACGGCGGATGTGCAGGATCTGCGCGCCGGTCAGCGACGGCTCGGTCTGCAGCAGGACCTCGGTGACCTCCTGCGTGAACTCCTCGGCCGGCAGGACGTCGCACAGGACGTCGCCGCCGTCGTCGTGCCGGGGAACCACCGGCGCCGGGGTGGTCGCGCCGGTGGCGGGGACGCCGACCGGGGGGGTCGCCGGGCCCCGCAGGATCCGGGCCGACGAGGCCTTCCGGCCGCGGTCGCTCTCCTCGACCTCGAACTCCATGACCACGCCCGGCACCACCAGGCTCTTCTCGACGAGCAGATCGTTCGCGTGCAGGAAGACATCTTCGCCGCCGTCGCTGGGCGCGAGGAACCCGTAGCCGCGCACATGATCGAAACGGAGTACTTTACCCGTGCTCACAACTCACCCACAACCCCTGAGAAACCCCATGATCCGGCCCACTGCCGACCGCACCCCGCCAGTCACCCCGAGGCGGAACCGTGGCAGTCGCCAGCCATCTTAGGCAGCCCGCGCCGCCGTGGCCCGGGTTTTCGCCGGGCTGGCTTGCCCTGCCGCCGCGACGGGGTGACACTGCGTCCCAGTGGCCACGCCCACACCCGGTGCCGCCCGCTCCCACCCGGCGGCGCGTGTGGTGGTTGGGGAGGGGGAGCATGTTCGGTCGCCGCAGAACCTCCGTGGACGAGCACCGATCCGGCCATCCGCCGCGCGGGCCGGCACCGGCGGCCATGGGCCACCCCGGCCCGTTCGACGTCTCCGAGCGCGCCTGGCCCGGCGGGGCGGGGCGGGGCGCGCCCGAGATCCTCGACCTCGGCGCGCTGCGCGTCGCGGTACCGCCGGGGGTGACCGCCCGGATCGCGCGCGGCGCGCGGACCGGGCCGGGCACCGATCTCGTCCTGACCGCCCCCGGGCTCACCGTGCGGGTGACCGTGTTCGCCGCGCCGACCAGCGGGCGGCTGTGGGCCGGTGTGCGCGCCGAGCTGGCCGCGGGCCACCCGGAGGCGGCGGTCCGCGACGGCCCGCACGGCCCGGAGCTGCTGCTCCCGGGTTCCCGGGTGGTCGGGGCCGACGGCCCGCGCTGGTTCCTGCGGGCGGTCGTGACCCCGGCCGACGCCGCCGGGGCCGACGACATCCTGCGCGGTCTGGTCGTCGTACGCGGGCCCGGCGCCATGCCGGCGGGCACGGCCCTGCCGCTGCTGCCGGTCGGGCCGGCCGGCAGCCGCCCCAAAGCCGGCACCGTGGCCGACCTGTGGACCGACGAGCCGCTGACAGCCGGCACCGGGACTCTGGAGGGCCGTCGTGCCACGCACGAGTACGCGGCGGCGTTCACCGGCGACCTGAGCCGCAATTTGTCGACCTGGGGCTGAGCCCGCCCGGGGCCCGCCTCCCAGGGTGCCGCGCCCGCCCGGGCCCTGCTCGCGGCCGGGCCCTGCTCGCGGCGACCCGGAGCGGACGGGGCATGATGCAACCGGGGGTGGCCGCGCCATGTCCGCCGTCCCCGTCTCCCCGGCCCGACTCGACCTCGATGGCGGCGGTGTGCGCACCGATCACAACCTGGCCTACGCGACGCTGTCCGACGCGCAGCGGCTCGATCTGTCGCTGCCCTCCGGCGCCGGCGACCCGCTCCCGGTCGTCGTCGCGATCCACGGCGGCGCGTTCGCCTTCGGCGACAAACAGGACATGGCCCGCACCGCGCACGCCCTCACCGCCGCGGGCTACGCGGTGGCCAGTGTGAACTACCGGCTCTCCGGCGAGGCGGCGTTCCCGGCGGCGGTCGCCGACGTGCGGGCCGCGGTGCGCTGGCTGCGGGCGAACGCGCACCACCGCGGCCTCGACCCGACCCGGATCGGGGTGATCGGCGAGTCCGCCGGCGGCTACCTCGCCGCCATGCTCGGCGCCGCCGGCGCGGACCCGCTGTCCGAGGACGTTGATCTGCCCCCGGCCGGCGACCTGTCTCCGGCCGGGGATCCACCGTCCAGCGCGGTGGGGGCGGTGGTCGACCTGTACGGCCCGGTGGACTTCTCGACCATGGACACCCAGCTGCGGGCGAACCCGCGCTGCCCGGCCCGCGCCGCCTCGCACGACCGCGCCGACTCCCCCGAGTCGCGTTTCCTCGGCGCGCAGATCACCACCGCGCCGGAGCTGGTGCGCCGGGCCAGCCCGCTGTCCCACCTACGCCCGGACCGCCCGCCGCCGCCCTTCCTCATCGAGCACGGCGACACCGACTGCACCGTCCCCTACCAGCAGTCGCAGCAGCTCGCGGACGGCCTGTGCGCCGTCGGCGGGTCGGTCGAGCTCACCCTGCTGCGGGGGGCCGGCCATGGCGGCGCCTTCCCGCTCGCCGAGCGCCTGCCGGGGATCATCCGGTTCCTGGACCGCGTTCTGGACCGCGCCCCGCGCTGAGCGCGGACCCACTGATCCAGCCCCAGTGGTCCAGCCCTGCCGACGGGGTCTCAGGGGCGGAAGCTGTCGGGGTCGGCGGCGGCCCAGTCCGCCGCCCACGAGCGCGGCGCCTCGGCGAGCAGCTCACCGGGTTCGAGCCACTCGTACAGCTCGGCGTAGCTGCGGGTGTCGGTGTGGGTGAGCCGGCGCATCAGCATCCCCGGGTGCAGCTGCCCGGGGCCGGTGCAGCCGAGCGAGGCCATCACCTGCACCGCCTGGGCGACCGTCGCGGCCTGGTACCGGCGGACCCGTTCGCTCTTGTCGGCGACGTCGAGGGCGCGGGCGCGGCGCGGGTCCTGGGTGGCGACGCCGACCGGGCAGGTGTTGGTGTGGCAGCGCTGGGCCTGGATGCAGCCGACCGCCATCATCATCGCCCGGGCCGCGTTCGTGTAGTCCGCGCCCTGCGCGAGCCGCTTCACGACATCCACCCCGCTGGCGACCTTGCCGGCGGCCCCGATCCGGACCCGGTCCCGCAGGCCCACCCCGACCAGCGCGTTGTGCACGGTGATCAGGCCCTCCGTCAGCGGGGTGCCGACGTGGTCCTCGTACTCCAGCGGTGCCGCGCCGGTGCCGCCCTCCGAGCCGTCCACCACGATGAAGTCCGGGGTGATCCCCTCCTCCACCATCGCCCGGCAGATCGCGAGCAGCTCCCGGCGCGAGCCGACGCACAGCTTGAACCCCGCCGGCTTGCCGCCGGCGAGCTCGCGCATCCGCCCGACGAACAGGACGAGCTCGCGCGGCGTACTGAAGACCCGGTGGGCCGACGGGCTGATGCAGGCGACCCCCTCGGGGACCCCGCGGGCCCGGGCGATCGACGCGGTGACCTTCGCCGCCGGCAGCACGCCCCCCAGGCCGGGCTTGGCGCCCTGGCTCAGTTTGAGCTCGACCATCCGCACAGTGGGCAGCGCGGCGACGTCCTTGAACCGGGCCGGGTCGAAGTCGCCGTCGGGGGTGCGGGTGCCGAAGTAGCCGCTGCCGATCTCCCAGACCAGGTCGGCGCCGTGGCGCAGGTGGTACTCGGTGAGCCCGCCCTCGCCGGTGTCGTGCGCGAAGCCCCCGGCCGCGGCGCCGCGGTTCATCGCCAGCACCGCGTTGGCGGACAGCGACCCGAAGCTCATCGCCGAGACGTTGAGCAGCGCCATGTCGTAGGGCTGGGTGCAGTCCGGCCCACCGACGCGCACCCGTGGCGGCGCGGAGCCGGGGGCGACCGGTACCGGCGCGGTCGAGTGCGGGAGGTACTCGTAGCCGATCTCGTTGACGTCGCGCTCGGTGCCGAACGCCTGGTCACCGTGGGTGCCCTTGGCCCGCTGGTAGATCATCGTCCGGGTGGCCCGGTCGAACGGGCGGCCGTCGTAGTTGCGCTCGACGAAGTACTGCTGGATCTCCGGGCGGATGGTCTCGAGCAGGAACCGGGCGTGCCCGAGCACCGGGTGGTAACGGAGGATGGCGTGCTGGCGCTGGGCGACGTCGTAGCCGGCGAGGGCCAGCAGCGCGCCGGCCACCGCGGCGGCGGCCCACCAGCCGGCCGCGGCCAGCAGCGCCGCGGCGACCGCCGCCGCCGTGAGGACGGCCAGGACCAGCACGGTGACCAGCGGCAGCATGACGATCGCGTCCTTCCCCCGACCCGGTGCGTCGGGTCACGGCAGCTGTTCGCACCGCCCCGAGCGCCCCGGGCCCGGATCCGGGGCGGGCCTGTATCCGACCGTATCCCGCGCTTCGTCCGGGCGGCGCGGCCACCGGCAGCCCACGACCGGCCCGGCAGCCGGCGGCGTCAGCTCCGCTGGAGCTGCGCGCGCGGCCGGCCCGGCTCCCGCGGTGCCGTACCGGCCGGGGCGGGCGTCCGCCGCGCCCCCCGGCCGGGGATGAACAGGCCGATCAGCACGGCGGCCACCGCGGCGCCCGCGCCGAGGGCGAACACCGCGTGGAAACCGGCCAGCGACGGGACCTGCCGGCCGTCGAACGTGCTGGTCATGTTGGCCAGCATCACCCCGACGACGGCAGCCGACGACGATGTGCCCAGCGAGCGCATCAGCGTGTTCAGGCCGTTGGCCGCCGCGGTCTCGGTCGCCGGCACCGCGTCCATGATCAGCGACGGCATCGACGCGTAGGCCAGCGCCACCCCGACCCCGCCGATCACCGCGAGGAGCACGACCTGCCACACCGAGTGCATCAGGAACAGGCCGATCAGGTAGCTGACCCCGATGATCGCGGAACCGAGCACCAGCGTCGTCTTCGGCCCCCACCTCGCCGACACCCGGGCGGTCAGCGGCGAGGCGAGCATCATCACCACCCCGAACGGGGCGAAGCACAGCCCGGCGACGACCATCGACTTGCCCAGCCCGTAGCCGGTGCCGGCGGGCAGCTGCAGGAACTGCGGGATGACCAGCCCCATCCCGTACATGGCGAACCCGACGACGACCGAGGTCAGGTTGGTCATCAGCACCTGGCGGCGGGCGCTGACCCGCAGGTCGACCACCGGCGAGGGGTGGCGCAGCTCCCACGGGCCCCACAGGGCCAGCACGGCGAGCGCGGCGAGCACCGTCCCCAGGGTGGCGGTGGACGTCCAGCCCCAGGCGCTGCCCTTGGAGACCGCCAGCAGCAGGCAGGTGATCCCGGCGCCGAGCCCGAGCGCGCCGACGACGTCGAAACGGCCGCGGACGTCGCGCACCGGCGACTCGGGGACGACCCGCCACAGCAGGGCGAGCACCAGCACGCTCAGGACGGTGGCCGTCCAGAAGAGCACGTGCCAGTTGAAGTTCTGGGCGATCAGCGCCGAGGTCGGGACACCCAGCGCGCCGCCGATGCCGAGCGAGGAGCTCATCAGCCCGAGCGCGGAGCCGAGCCGCTCGGGCGGCAGCTCGTCACGCATGAGGCTGATCCCGAGCGGGATCAGCCCGGTGGCCAGCCCCTGCAACCCACGGCCGACGACCATCTGCGGCAGCGACGTGCTCAACGCGCAGACCAGCGAGCCGGCGCCGAGCAGCCCCACGCTGGCGAGCATGATCCGGCGTTTGCCGTACATGTCACCGAGCCGCCCGGCGACGGGCGTCGCGACGGCCCCGGCCAGCAGGGTGATCGTGACGACCCAGGTCGTGTTGGACGCCGAGGAGTCCAACAGGCGCGGGAGCTGCGGAATGATCGGCACGACCAGGGTGTGCATGAACGACGCCACGATGCCCGCCACGGCCAGCGTCGCGATCAGCAGACCCGGGCGCGGCGGGGTCGGCACGGCCGGTCTGGCCGGCTCCGGGCCCACCCCCGGTTCAGCCGGGTCCGTGCGAACTCGCGCCATGGCGGTACTCCGCTTCGACGAGGGTGGTGCGTGGCGGCGGCATCGCCAGGGCAGGACGCCGAACAGACTGCTGCGTATATGCATGCTACACGCAATATGGTTCGTACACATCCTGTCGTCACCCGGCTAGACTGGGAGAAAGATCACGGTCCGCCGCCGCCGATGCGCGCGGACGTCCAGCGGAGGCCCGGGTGCACGACAGTCTGCGCGACCTGGAGCGGGAGCTGATGCTGCTCGCCAGGCACCACATCGCGCCCAGCGCCGCGCGGCGCGGGCGCACACGTCACCTCGACCGCTCCGCCTACCTCCTCCTCAGCCGCCTCGAGGCCCAGGGCCCGATGACCATCGGCCAGCTCGCCGAGGCCTTCTCCCTCGACGTCTCCACGGTCAACCGCCAGACCGCCGCGGTCCTGCAGGCCGGCCTGGCCGAGCGCATCCCCGACCCCGACGGCGGCCTCGCCCGCAAGCTGAGCATCACCGCCGAGGGCACCCGCCGCGTCACCGACGACCGCGACTTCGTCATCGGTGAGCTCAGCGGCCTGGTCGGCACCTGGTCGGAGGACGAGGTACACCTGTTCGCGACCATGCTCGAACGTCTCAACGTGAGCATCGAGACCAAGGACGGCCAGCGCTCCTGGCCACGCTCCACCTCCGTCCCCGGCCGTTGATCACGCGCCCTTCGGGCAGCCGGGTCGGGGTCCGACCGGCCCGGGTTGGCCCGGGCGTGCCGCGGGGCGGGACCGAACGTCCGTCCCGCCGGGACCTTCGCCGTTGCTCCGGCGACCAACGATTCAGGCCGGGCGGGATCCGAACCGACCAGACTCGAACCGCGCAGGCCTGACGGCACCCACCGACCGTCCAACCGTCACCGACGGTTATCGTCCGCCCACGAACGGCGGTCCCCGGCCTGCCTCGGCGGCCTGGGGATCTGTGCCGTCCGGCGACTGCGCGCCCACCCGAACAGGTGAACGCATCGGACCATCGGAGGACGACACGGTGAGCGAAGACAGCACGGCCGGCCCGCCTCCGCTGCACCTGCGCGGCCGCGACGCGGTCATCGCCGCGTCCACGGACGCCCGGTGGCGCGACGGGGCCCCGCCGGACTACCACTTCTCCCGCGAGGTGATGCCCCGGGAGCGCACCACCCACCACGCGCCCGGATCCCTCGCCGACGTCGTCGAGCAGCTCGTGCAGGTGTTCGAGATGGAGCTGTCGTACAAGAGCGACCCCGCCCAGTGGGTCAGCATGGTCAGCGACCGGATCCGGGTCAGCATGAACGGAGGGCCGGCGGCGGACAGCGCCGAGCTCGCCGAGCGGGGCAGCTACAACGTCCTCATCGGCGAGAACCCCTACTACTCGGCCGCCGCGGAGACCTTCGAGTCCTCCCACGAGACCTTCCACCGGGCGTTCCCGGGCGGGTTCTTCTGGGAGGTCCTCGAGGTGTACTCACCACCGCCCGTGATCGCCTTCAAGTGGCGGCACTGGGGCACCTTCGCCGGCCCGTACCAGGGGCACCAGCCGACCGGCGAGCGGATGGAACTGTTCGGCGTCACGGTCGCCCGCTGCGCGCCGGACCTGCGCCTGCTCGCGGTGGAGAACTTCTACGACAACACCACGTTCCTGGGCCGTCTCGCCGGTGTCGACGGACCGGGGACGGGCGGTCACCCGGGACGCGCCTAGTTCGCACCGGCGCGGCCGCCTCCCCTCACCCAGGGATGCCTCCCTTCGCACCGAGACGAGAATGTCGGCATCGGGACCGATCCGCGCGGCCCGCGGCGACGAACCCCGGTCGAGTCACCGACGACGACGCGATGGGGAGTCATGGAAGCCGACCAGATCCAGGCCGCGGCGCTGCGCGCCCTGCCCGGTCCCGGGGACGGCGCCCGCGGGCCGTCCCCGGAGACGCTGCTGGCCCGAACGGCCCGCGGGGACGCCGACGCTTTCGGCGCCCTCTACGACCAGCTCGCCGCCCGCGTGTACGGACTCGTGCGCCGGATCGTGCGTGATCCGGCGCAGGCCGAGGAGGTCACTCAGGAGGTCTTCGTGGGGGTGTGGCAGGAGGCGCCGCGGTTCGACCCGGCCCGCGGCAGCGTCGCCGGCTGGGTCTCGACGATGGCCCACCGCCGCGCGGTCGACCGGGTCCGCTCCGTCGAGGCCCAGCGGGCCCGGGACGTCCGGGTCGCGGCCCGGTCGACCGCGCGGCCGCACGACCAGGTCGCC is from Parafrankia discariae and encodes:
- a CDS encoding MarR family winged helix-turn-helix transcriptional regulator, which codes for MHDSLRDLERELMLLARHHIAPSAARRGRTRHLDRSAYLLLSRLEAQGPMTIGQLAEAFSLDVSTVNRQTAAVLQAGLAERIPDPDGGLARKLSITAEGTRRVTDDRDFVIGELSGLVGTWSEDEVHLFATMLERLNVSIETKDGQRSWPRSTSVPGR
- a CDS encoding sigma-70 family RNA polymerase sigma factor is translated as MEADQIQAAALRALPGPGDGARGPSPETLLARTARGDADAFGALYDQLAARVYGLVRRIVRDPAQAEEVTQEVFVGVWQEAPRFDPARGSVAGWVSTMAHRRAVDRVRSVEAQRARDVRVAARSTARPHDQVAEQVETRLEHERIRGCLGGLTATQRESITLAYYSGYTYREVAELLQLPVGTVKTRMRDGLSRLSDCMGGRS